The following proteins come from a genomic window of Neptunomonas concharum:
- a CDS encoding AraC family transcriptional regulator, which produces MQSTRNSYHQRFQNVIDYIFANLDQPLDLNQLAEVACMSPSHWHRIYRSIYGETLAMTVKRLRLHRAAEQILNTSEPLSKIALGAGYSSVQAFSRAFSQSYGLPPVRYKREGSHQQFAVTPSDMHVKTVGDMMMLEVNIKQVESFSVCGLPHRGSYMEIGKAFEKLFGWLAINHKLTSDIRSIGIYLDDPCSVEESELRSFAGATFDGSAESTFECQELVGGEYAVLHYKGPYSDMHNAYQWLYGVWLPQSGREAADKPVFEEYLNDPKEVAPTELLTDIYLPLK; this is translated from the coding sequence ATGCAAAGTACGCGAAACAGTTATCACCAGCGTTTTCAAAACGTCATCGATTATATCTTTGCTAATCTAGATCAGCCGCTAGATCTTAATCAACTCGCAGAGGTGGCTTGTATGTCCCCTTCGCATTGGCACAGGATTTATCGCTCAATCTATGGTGAAACCTTAGCAATGACCGTAAAGCGCCTACGTTTACATAGAGCCGCTGAGCAGATTTTGAATACCAGTGAGCCGTTATCGAAAATCGCTTTAGGCGCAGGTTATAGCAGCGTTCAAGCATTTAGCAGGGCATTTTCACAGAGCTACGGGCTTCCGCCTGTGCGTTATAAAAGGGAAGGGAGTCATCAGCAGTTTGCTGTTACCCCTTCAGATATGCATGTAAAAACTGTCGGAGATATGATGATGTTAGAAGTGAATATTAAACAAGTCGAAAGTTTTTCTGTATGTGGCCTCCCTCATCGAGGGTCCTATATGGAGATTGGCAAAGCATTTGAGAAACTGTTTGGTTGGTTGGCGATTAACCATAAACTGACATCCGATATACGTTCAATTGGTATCTATTTAGATGATCCGTGCAGTGTAGAAGAGAGTGAGCTACGCTCCTTTGCCGGTGCTACCTTTGATGGTTCTGCTGAATCGACATTTGAGTGTCAGGAATTAGTTGGGGGAGAATATGCGGTATTACACTATAAAGGCCCCTATAGCGACATGCATAACGCTTATCAATGGCTGTATGGGGTATGGTTACCTCAGTCAGGAAGGGAAGCGGCAGATAAGCCCGTATTTGAAGAGTACTTAAATGATCCTAAAGAGGTGGCTCCTACCGAATTGCTGACAGATATTTACCTTCCTCTTAAGTAA